A genomic stretch from Amycolatopsis sp. 195334CR includes:
- a CDS encoding 2Fe-2S iron-sulfur cluster-binding protein, with amino-acid sequence MSRVHGYGRVDRDRVLSFTFDGRTYTGHPGDTLASALLANGVHRVGSSVKLGRPHGVSAAWTEDATALVQIERPFPEPMLQATTVELVDGLVARGVDGQGRLAEVPDPARYDRKHTHTDTLVIGAGPAGLLAALGAARAGEDVVLVDDRPGAGGSLTGTESIGGRPALEFVADAVAELARLGVRHLQRTTAFGQYDDGFVLALERRTDHLGFDAPARRSRQRVHRIRALKVVVATGAQERPIVFEDNDRPGIMLAASARDYLHRYGVLAGREIVVFTSDDAAYAAAVDLAGAGARVTVLDVRDNPPRDWEIRANEAGIVVHPSAAVTGTEGEEHVRAVLARTTDGGVRLPADLLLVSGGWNPVVHLFSHVRGALAHDPALGAFRPSGSLPGVVVIGAANGTLDLAGVLREGAGPDAPAAGPEPVRTPSAVVWRTDGDPDRQFVDIQRDATVTDIGRAVGAGLRSVEHVKRYTTIGTAHDQGKTSGVIASGITAELLGVGIEELGTTTFRPPYTPVAFAALAGRSRGSLFDPVRTTPLHDWHVEAGAVFEDVGQWKRARYYPRPSEDMDAAVLRECAATRSGVGVLDGSTLGKIDVRGPDAGILLDRLYTNMMSTLKVGRVRYGVMCGNDGMVLDDGTVLRIGEQHYLLTTTTGGAATVLDWMEEWLQTEWPELRVHLTSVTEQWSVFPVVGPRSRDVVGEVFAELDVTNEAFPFMSWRDTTLDGVPVRVARISFSGELAYEVNVNSWYAPALWQRLLAAGEKYGITPYGTETMHVLRAEKGYPIIGQDTDGTVTPQDLGMGWAVSKKKEDFVGKRSFARPENQNPQRKQFVSLLPTDGCTKLPEGSQIVELHEDGKLPEPPVPMLGHVTSSYHSAELARPFALALVKNGRARIGEVVHVPVDGALVPALIGETVLVDPEGARRDG; translated from the coding sequence ATGAGCCGCGTCCACGGCTACGGTCGCGTCGACCGCGACCGCGTGCTGTCGTTCACCTTCGACGGCCGCACCTACACCGGGCACCCCGGCGACACCCTCGCGTCGGCGCTGCTGGCCAACGGCGTGCACCGGGTCGGCTCCAGCGTCAAGCTCGGCCGCCCGCACGGCGTCAGCGCCGCGTGGACCGAGGACGCGACCGCGCTGGTGCAGATCGAGCGGCCGTTCCCCGAGCCGATGCTCCAGGCCACCACCGTCGAACTGGTCGACGGCCTGGTCGCCCGCGGGGTCGACGGCCAGGGCCGCCTCGCCGAGGTCCCCGACCCCGCCCGCTACGACCGCAAGCACACGCACACCGACACCCTGGTCATCGGCGCCGGCCCGGCCGGGCTGCTCGCCGCGCTCGGCGCGGCCCGCGCGGGGGAGGACGTGGTGCTGGTCGACGACCGGCCCGGCGCGGGCGGCAGCCTGACCGGGACCGAGTCGATCGGTGGCCGTCCCGCGCTCGAATTCGTCGCGGACGCCGTCGCCGAGCTGGCGCGCCTCGGTGTGCGGCACCTCCAGCGCACCACCGCGTTCGGCCAGTACGACGACGGGTTCGTGCTGGCGCTGGAACGCCGCACCGACCACCTGGGCTTCGACGCCCCCGCCCGGCGCAGCCGTCAGCGCGTGCACCGCATCCGCGCGCTGAAGGTCGTGGTCGCCACCGGTGCGCAGGAACGGCCGATCGTGTTCGAGGACAACGACCGGCCCGGCATCATGCTGGCCGCCTCGGCGCGGGACTACCTCCACCGGTACGGCGTGCTCGCCGGCCGCGAGATCGTGGTGTTCACCAGCGACGACGCCGCGTATGCCGCCGCGGTCGACCTGGCGGGGGCGGGCGCGCGGGTGACCGTGCTCGACGTCCGCGACAACCCGCCGCGCGACTGGGAAATCCGCGCGAACGAGGCCGGGATCGTGGTGCACCCGTCGGCCGCGGTCACCGGGACCGAGGGCGAGGAACACGTGCGGGCCGTGCTCGCCCGGACCACCGACGGCGGCGTCCGGCTGCCCGCCGACCTGCTGCTGGTCTCCGGTGGCTGGAACCCGGTGGTGCACCTGTTCAGCCACGTGCGTGGGGCACTGGCCCACGACCCGGCGCTCGGCGCGTTCCGCCCGTCCGGCTCGCTGCCCGGCGTGGTGGTGATCGGCGCGGCCAACGGCACCCTGGACCTGGCCGGTGTGCTGCGCGAAGGCGCCGGCCCGGACGCACCGGCGGCCGGTCCCGAACCGGTCCGCACGCCGAGCGCGGTGGTGTGGCGCACCGACGGCGACCCGGACCGCCAGTTCGTCGACATCCAGCGCGACGCCACGGTGACCGACATCGGCCGCGCGGTGGGCGCCGGGCTGCGCTCGGTGGAGCACGTCAAGCGGTACACCACCATCGGCACCGCGCACGACCAGGGCAAGACCTCCGGCGTGATCGCCTCGGGCATCACCGCGGAACTGCTCGGCGTGGGGATCGAGGAACTCGGCACCACCACCTTCCGCCCGCCCTACACGCCGGTCGCGTTCGCCGCGCTGGCCGGCCGGTCGCGGGGCAGCCTGTTCGACCCCGTGCGCACCACCCCGCTGCACGACTGGCACGTCGAGGCGGGCGCGGTGTTCGAGGACGTCGGGCAGTGGAAGCGGGCGCGGTACTACCCGCGCCCCAGTGAGGACATGGATGCTGCGGTGCTGCGGGAGTGCGCGGCCACCCGGTCCGGTGTCGGCGTGCTCGACGGCTCCACGCTCGGCAAGATCGACGTGCGCGGCCCGGACGCCGGGATCCTGCTGGATCGCTTGTACACCAACATGATGAGCACGCTGAAGGTCGGCCGCGTCCGGTACGGGGTGATGTGCGGCAACGACGGCATGGTGCTCGACGACGGGACCGTGCTGCGGATCGGCGAGCAGCACTACCTGCTCACCACGACCACCGGCGGCGCGGCCACCGTGCTGGACTGGATGGAGGAGTGGCTCCAGACGGAGTGGCCGGAACTGCGGGTGCACCTGACCTCGGTCACCGAGCAGTGGTCGGTGTTCCCGGTGGTCGGCCCGCGCTCCCGGGACGTCGTCGGCGAGGTGTTCGCCGAGCTCGACGTGACCAACGAGGCGTTCCCGTTCATGTCGTGGCGCGACACCACGCTCGACGGTGTGCCGGTGCGCGTCGCCCGGATCTCCTTCTCCGGTGAGCTGGCCTACGAGGTCAACGTGAACTCCTGGTACGCGCCCGCGCTGTGGCAGCGCCTGCTCGCGGCGGGGGAGAAGTACGGGATCACCCCGTACGGCACGGAAACCATGCACGTGCTGCGCGCGGAGAAGGGCTACCCGATCATCGGCCAGGACACCGACGGCACGGTCACCCCGCAGGACCTCGGGATGGGCTGGGCGGTGTCGAAGAAGAAGGAGGACTTCGTCGGCAAGCGCTCGTTCGCCCGGCCGGAGAACCAGAACCCGCAGCGCAAGCAGTTCGTCTCGCTGCTGCCCACCGACGGCTGCACGAAGCTGCCCGAGGGTTCGCAGATCGTCGAGCTGCACGAGGACGGCAAGCTGCCGGAACCGCCGGTGCCGATGCTCGGGCACGTCACCTCCAGCTACCACAGCGCGGAACTCGCGCGCCCGTTCGCGCTCGCCCTGGTGAAGAACGGCCGCGCCCGCATCGGCGAGGTGGTGCACGTGCCGGTGGACGGCGCGCTGGTGCCGGCGCTGATCGGCGAAACCGTGCTGGTCGACCCGGAAGGAGCCCGCCGCGATGGCTGA
- a CDS encoding sarcosine oxidase subunit gamma, with translation MADTLYRTHPLENRRAALAGLPGGLTAYPEPEFAAVDLRVDPAGPGAEAVGRALGTALPVEPNTWTHTADGQLIWLGPDEWLVTSTTALPEQFEQELGWVVSAFDGAAVDVSAQRTSIRLRGEHARDLLSLGCSIDLRPTAFGQGACAQTHLGQTGVLLLALGAADFRLFVRQSFAAYLADWLVDAAQDVPEGDLT, from the coding sequence ATGGCTGACACCCTGTACCGCACGCACCCGCTGGAGAACCGGCGCGCGGCACTGGCCGGGCTGCCCGGCGGGCTCACCGCGTACCCCGAGCCCGAGTTCGCGGCGGTGGACCTGCGGGTCGATCCGGCCGGGCCGGGCGCCGAAGCGGTCGGCCGCGCGCTCGGCACGGCGCTGCCGGTCGAGCCGAACACCTGGACGCACACCGCCGACGGCCAGCTGATTTGGCTCGGCCCCGACGAATGGCTGGTCACCAGCACCACCGCGCTGCCGGAGCAGTTCGAGCAGGAGCTGGGCTGGGTGGTCTCGGCGTTCGACGGCGCGGCCGTCGACGTTTCCGCGCAGCGCACCAGCATCCGGCTGCGCGGGGAGCACGCCAGGGACCTGCTCTCGCTGGGCTGCTCGATCGACCTGCGCCCGACGGCGTTCGGCCAGGGCGCCTGCGCGCAGACGCACCTCGGCCAGACCGGGGTGCTGCTGCTGGCCCTCGGCGCGGCCGACTTCCGGCTGTTCGTCCGCCAGTCCTTCGCCGCGTACCTGGCGGACTGGCTGGTCGACGCCGCCCAAGACGTTCCGGAAGGAGACCTGACATGA
- a CDS encoding FAD-dependent oxidoreductase: MSTPRVVIIGAGIVGANLADELTERGWDQVTVLDQGPLPLTGGSTSHAPGLVYQTNASKTMTQFASYTVEKLLGLDADGWCFNQVGGLEVATTPERLADLHRKHGWALSWGVPAEVIGPDRCLELHPLLDKDKVLGALHTPTDGLAKASRAVVALTARAEARGAVFRGSTRVTDVLQQGGRVTGVRTDAGDEIPADIVVSCAGFWGRAVGELVGMKVPLLPLAHQYARTGQLPELVGRNDERIEARLPILRHQDHDLYYREHNDCLGIGTYAHRPMPARLADLPEVDGVSEQAMPSMLPFTEADFAPSWEHSRQLLPALRDAKVETGFNGVFSFTPDNGPLIGESPDVAGFWIAEAVWVTHSSGVAKAVAQLLTDGRSEFELHGCDVNRFDELQTTDSYVDETAQRNFVEIYDVLHPLQPKLSPREVKVSPFYDRQKELGAFFLEAHTWERPHWYEANARLVKDLPPEWQPPSRDAWSAMFHSPIAAAEAWRTRTAVALYDMTPLKRIEVAGPGATDFLQRLTTGKMDKSVGSVTYALLLDQAGGVRSDVTVARLDENLFQVGANGNLDLDYFRRQAPDDNSVQIRDITGGTCCVGVWGPLARDLVQPLSDADFSHEALKYFRLQRAHIAGIPVVAMRLSYVGELGWEIYTSAEYGRRLWDVLWEAGQPLGVIAGGRAAFNSLRLEKGYRAWGTDMTTEHTPYEAGLGFAVNKKKTGYVGHEAIAGLEHETPARRLACLTVDDGRSVVLGHEPVFLDGGAAGYVTSAAFGHTIGKPIAYAWLPSSAVEGTSVEIQYFDRKVRATVTAEPLVDPDMTRIRR, from the coding sequence ATGAGCACGCCCCGCGTTGTCATCATCGGAGCCGGGATCGTCGGCGCCAACCTGGCCGACGAGCTCACCGAGCGCGGCTGGGACCAGGTCACCGTGCTCGACCAGGGCCCGCTGCCGCTGACCGGCGGTTCCACCTCGCACGCGCCCGGCCTCGTCTACCAGACCAACGCGTCGAAGACGATGACCCAGTTCGCGTCGTACACCGTGGAGAAACTGCTGGGCCTGGACGCCGATGGCTGGTGCTTCAACCAGGTCGGCGGTCTGGAGGTGGCGACCACCCCGGAACGGCTGGCCGACCTGCACCGCAAGCACGGCTGGGCGCTGTCCTGGGGGGTGCCCGCCGAGGTGATCGGCCCGGACCGCTGCCTGGAGCTGCACCCGTTGCTGGACAAGGACAAGGTGCTCGGGGCACTGCACACGCCGACCGACGGGCTGGCCAAGGCGTCCCGTGCGGTGGTCGCGCTGACTGCCCGCGCCGAGGCACGCGGTGCGGTGTTCCGCGGCTCGACCCGGGTCACCGACGTGCTCCAGCAGGGCGGCCGGGTGACCGGCGTGCGGACCGACGCGGGTGACGAGATCCCGGCCGACATCGTGGTGTCGTGCGCCGGGTTCTGGGGCCGCGCGGTCGGGGAGCTGGTCGGCATGAAGGTGCCGCTGCTGCCGCTGGCCCACCAGTACGCCCGCACCGGGCAGCTGCCGGAACTGGTCGGCCGCAACGACGAGCGCATCGAGGCGAGGCTGCCGATCCTGCGGCACCAGGACCACGACCTGTACTACCGCGAGCACAACGACTGCCTCGGCATCGGCACCTACGCGCACCGCCCGATGCCCGCGCGGCTGGCCGACCTGCCTGAGGTCGACGGGGTGAGCGAGCAGGCCATGCCGTCGATGCTGCCGTTCACCGAGGCCGACTTCGCGCCGTCGTGGGAGCACAGCAGGCAGCTGCTGCCCGCGTTGCGGGACGCCAAGGTGGAAACCGGGTTCAACGGGGTCTTCTCGTTCACCCCGGACAACGGGCCGCTGATCGGCGAATCACCGGACGTGGCCGGGTTCTGGATCGCCGAGGCGGTGTGGGTGACGCATTCGTCGGGCGTGGCCAAGGCGGTCGCGCAGCTGCTCACCGACGGCCGCAGCGAGTTCGAACTGCACGGCTGCGACGTCAACCGGTTCGACGAGCTGCAGACCACCGATTCCTATGTGGACGAGACCGCGCAGCGCAACTTCGTGGAGATCTACGACGTGCTGCACCCGTTGCAGCCCAAGCTGTCCCCGCGCGAAGTGAAGGTCAGCCCGTTCTACGACCGGCAGAAGGAGCTCGGCGCGTTCTTCCTCGAAGCACACACGTGGGAGCGCCCGCACTGGTACGAGGCCAACGCCCGGCTGGTCAAGGACCTGCCGCCGGAGTGGCAGCCGCCGTCGCGGGACGCGTGGTCGGCGATGTTCCACTCACCGATCGCCGCGGCCGAGGCGTGGAGGACGCGTACCGCGGTCGCGCTGTACGACATGACCCCGCTCAAGCGGATCGAGGTCGCCGGGCCCGGCGCGACGGACTTCCTGCAGCGGCTGACCACCGGCAAGATGGACAAGTCCGTCGGTTCGGTCACCTACGCGCTGCTGCTCGACCAGGCGGGCGGTGTCCGCTCGGACGTGACCGTGGCCCGGCTCGACGAGAACCTGTTCCAGGTCGGCGCGAACGGGAACCTCGACCTCGACTACTTCCGGCGGCAGGCCCCGGACGACAACAGCGTGCAGATCCGCGACATCACCGGCGGCACCTGCTGCGTCGGGGTCTGGGGCCCGCTGGCCAGGGATCTGGTGCAGCCGCTGAGTGACGCCGACTTCTCGCACGAGGCGCTGAAGTACTTCCGCCTGCAGCGGGCGCACATCGCCGGTATCCCCGTTGTCGCGATGCGACTGTCCTATGTGGGCGAACTGGGCTGGGAGATCTACACCAGCGCCGAATACGGCAGGCGGTTGTGGGACGTGCTGTGGGAGGCCGGGCAGCCGCTCGGGGTGATCGCCGGTGGCCGTGCCGCCTTCAACAGCCTGCGCCTGGAGAAGGGCTACCGGGCGTGGGGCACCGACATGACCACCGAGCACACGCCGTACGAAGCCGGGCTCGGCTTCGCGGTGAACAAGAAGAAGACCGGGTACGTCGGGCACGAGGCGATCGCCGGGCTGGAGCACGAAACCCCGGCGCGGCGGCTGGCCTGCCTCACCGTCGACGACGGCCGGAGCGTGGTGCTCGGGCACGAACCCGTGTTCCTGGACGGGGGAGCGGCCGGGTACGTCACTTCGGCCGCGTTCGGGCACACGATCGGCAAGCCGATCGCCTACGCCTGGCTGCCGTCCTCGGCGGTGGAGGGCACCTCGGTGGAGATCCAGTACTTCGACCGGAAGGTACGGGCCACGGTCACCGCCGAACCGCTGGTCGACCCGGACATGACCCGCATCCGCCGGTGA
- a CDS encoding cyclodeaminase/cyclohydrolase family protein translates to MRKHAIETYLDDLAARTPAPGGGASAGVHVAQAAALLGMVARYSSGDTVAEIRDAADELRERALSLSEEDITAFGAVGAAYRLPRSSAEEERARSAAIAEALVGAGRVPAEVVAVAEAVVVLAERLLPVGNRNVVTDIAAAADAARAAATTARVNVEINLAGITGPAEREALARAIAVVDEIAARADRVTAAVRAVIAR, encoded by the coding sequence ATGCGCAAGCACGCCATCGAGACCTATTTGGACGATCTGGCCGCCAGGACCCCGGCTCCGGGCGGTGGCGCGAGTGCCGGGGTGCACGTGGCGCAGGCGGCCGCGTTGCTCGGGATGGTCGCCCGGTACAGCTCGGGTGACACGGTGGCCGAGATCCGGGACGCCGCGGACGAGTTGCGCGAGCGGGCGCTGTCTCTGTCCGAAGAGGACATCACCGCGTTCGGTGCGGTCGGGGCGGCCTACCGGCTGCCGCGTTCGTCGGCCGAGGAGGAGCGGGCCCGGTCGGCGGCCATCGCCGAGGCGCTGGTGGGGGCGGGCCGGGTGCCCGCCGAGGTGGTCGCGGTGGCGGAAGCCGTGGTCGTGCTGGCCGAGCGCCTGCTGCCGGTCGGCAACCGCAACGTGGTCACCGACATCGCGGCAGCCGCCGACGCCGCTCGCGCGGCGGCCACCACGGCGCGGGTCAACGTCGAGATCAATCTCGCGGGCATCACCGGCCCGGCCGAGCGCGAGGCGCTGGCGCGGGCGATCGCGGTGGTGGACGAGATCGCGGCCCGCGCCGACCGGGTGACCGCCGCCGTCCGGGCGGTGATCGCGCGATGA
- a CDS encoding bifunctional 5,10-methylenetetrahydrofolate dehydrogenase/5,10-methenyltetrahydrofolate cyclohydrolase encodes MTSQLLSTTEVLSGAALAGEIRAEVTAAAAGLAPHLAVVVATADESTAWYVRSIKGAAGKTGIRCSVVDLGPDATPERIRATLAELSADREVDGIMLQTPLPDGADFGELAGAISPAKDVDGANPVSLGRLAAGRPAFAPATAAAVMALLDHYEIPLAGRRAVVVGRSTVVGKPVAQLLLHRDATVTVCHRHTKDLAAHTAEAEVLVVAVGRPEMIGEVRPGATVIDVGTTATADGGLVGDVNAAAVTGVAGALTPVPGGVGPVTTALLLSHTVRSAAGRAP; translated from the coding sequence ATGACCAGTCAGCTGCTCTCGACCACCGAGGTGCTCTCCGGGGCCGCGCTGGCCGGGGAGATCCGCGCGGAGGTGACGGCGGCCGCAGCCGGTCTGGCACCGCACCTGGCCGTGGTGGTGGCGACCGCGGACGAGTCCACGGCGTGGTACGTCCGGTCGATCAAGGGTGCCGCAGGGAAGACCGGGATCCGGTGCAGCGTGGTGGATCTCGGCCCGGACGCCACGCCGGAGCGGATCCGCGCGACGCTCGCGGAACTGAGCGCGGACCGGGAGGTCGACGGCATCATGCTCCAGACGCCGTTGCCCGACGGCGCCGACTTCGGCGAGTTGGCCGGGGCGATCAGCCCGGCGAAGGACGTCGACGGCGCGAATCCCGTCTCGCTGGGACGCCTCGCGGCCGGGCGGCCGGCCTTCGCCCCGGCGACCGCGGCGGCGGTGATGGCTTTGCTGGACCACTACGAGATCCCACTGGCCGGACGACGGGCGGTGGTGGTCGGACGGTCCACTGTGGTCGGTAAGCCGGTGGCGCAGCTCCTGCTCCACCGGGACGCGACGGTGACCGTGTGCCACCGCCACACCAAGGATCTCGCCGCACACACCGCCGAGGCGGAGGTGCTGGTGGTCGCCGTCGGGCGGCCCGAGATGATCGGCGAGGTCCGGCCGGGCGCCACCGTAATCGACGTCGGCACCACCGCAACGGCAGACGGCGGCTTGGTAGGCGATGTCAACGCCGCGGCCGTGACCGGCGTGGCGGGCGCCCTGACCCCAGTCCCCGGCGGCGTCGGCCCGGTGACCACGGCTTTGTTGCTGAGCCACACCGTGCGCTCAGCCGCGGGGAGGGCCCCATGA
- the folP gene encoding dihydropteroate synthase, whose product MTSTATTLGATTTAAAPRAAASGARTSTATERPAATGTATERPAASGAVTGAATESACVPGAIAAPSALPFDRPGIRPLLCGIVNVTPDSFSDGGAFADHDAAAEHALRLIREGADLVDLGGESTRPGAHPPSVAEEIARVVPVIERLAKRTDKPLSVDTSRPEVMRAAVAAGATVINDVRALRYPDALETAAELGVPVCLTHMLRPPHLMQRDPVYVDVVAEVLTFLHRRIEACEAAGIPREHVIADPGFGFGKTLAHNLELLRSLPAFAELGVPVMAGLSRKAMLGRLTGRPVDQRVAASVTAAVLAAQRGARILRVHDVAATSDALDVLEGLG is encoded by the coding sequence ATGACCAGCACCGCTACCACGCTCGGCGCCACGACCACCGCCGCCGCTCCGCGGGCCGCGGCCTCCGGCGCCAGGACCAGCACCGCCACCGAGCGACCTGCCGCAACCGGGACCGCCACCGAGCGACCCGCCGCATCCGGCGCCGTGACCGGTGCCGCCACCGAGTCTGCCTGCGTGCCCGGCGCCATAGCCGCGCCGAGTGCGTTGCCGTTCGATCGGCCGGGGATCCGCCCCCTCCTGTGCGGGATCGTCAACGTCACCCCCGATTCGTTTTCCGACGGTGGCGCCTTCGCCGACCACGACGCCGCTGCCGAGCACGCGCTGCGCCTGATCCGAGAAGGCGCCGACCTCGTCGACCTCGGAGGCGAGTCGACCCGCCCCGGTGCCCACCCGCCCTCCGTGGCCGAGGAGATAGCCCGCGTCGTACCGGTGATCGAGCGGCTGGCGAAGCGCACGGACAAGCCGTTGTCGGTGGACACCTCACGCCCCGAGGTCATGCGGGCCGCCGTCGCCGCCGGCGCCACGGTGATCAACGACGTCCGCGCCCTCCGCTACCCGGACGCCCTGGAAACCGCCGCCGAGCTGGGTGTGCCGGTTTGCCTCACGCACATGCTCCGCCCACCGCACCTGATGCAGCGCGACCCCGTCTACGTCGACGTGGTGGCCGAGGTCCTGACCTTCCTCCACCGGCGGATCGAGGCCTGCGAGGCCGCGGGAATCCCCCGCGAGCACGTGATCGCCGATCCGGGGTTCGGCTTCGGCAAAACCCTGGCGCACAACCTCGAACTGCTGCGCTCACTACCGGCGTTCGCCGAGTTGGGGGTCCCGGTGATGGCCGGGTTGTCGCGCAAGGCGATGCTCGGCCGGCTCACCGGGCGGCCGGTGGACCAGCGGGTGGCCGCCTCGGTGACCGCCGCCGTGCTCGCCGCGCAGCGGGGAGCACGGATCCTCCGCGTCCACGACGTGGCCGCGACGAGTGACGCGCTCGACGTCCTCGAAGGCCTGGGGTGA
- a CDS encoding GntR family transcriptional regulator, which yields MTIAPDELERPPTSLADRAYAALTDRLIMLEIPPMAPIDDVAVAESLGVGRTPVREALKRLEVDRLVISYPRRGTFATGVDITDLAYISEIRVQLEPLAARRAAEGSGEAVRDKLAELAETIRTNDVRTMARDELMHWDMRVHRAIYRAAGNPHLEDTLVRYNNLATRIFCLFLDRITHFDPHIGEHVGLLEAIAAGEGERAAGLARDHVTGFEKAIRAII from the coding sequence GTGACCATCGCCCCAGACGAGCTCGAGCGGCCGCCCACCTCCCTGGCCGACCGCGCCTACGCCGCGCTCACCGACCGGCTGATCATGCTGGAGATCCCGCCCATGGCCCCGATCGACGACGTCGCGGTGGCCGAATCGCTCGGCGTCGGCCGCACGCCGGTCCGGGAAGCGCTCAAACGGCTCGAGGTCGACCGGCTGGTGATCTCCTACCCCCGCCGCGGCACCTTCGCCACCGGGGTGGACATCACCGATCTCGCCTACATCTCCGAGATCCGCGTGCAGCTGGAGCCGCTGGCCGCCCGCCGCGCCGCCGAGGGTTCGGGCGAGGCGGTGCGCGACAAGCTGGCCGAGCTCGCCGAGACGATCCGCACCAACGACGTGCGCACCATGGCACGCGACGAGCTGATGCACTGGGACATGCGGGTGCACCGGGCGATCTACCGCGCCGCGGGCAATCCGCACCTCGAGGACACGCTGGTCCGCTACAACAACCTCGCGACCAGGATCTTCTGCCTGTTCCTCGACCGGATCACCCACTTCGACCCGCACATCGGCGAGCACGTGGGCCTGCTCGAAGCCATCGCCGCCGGTGAGGGCGAGCGCGCCGCGGGGCTGGCCCGCGACCACGTCACCGGCTTCGAGAAGGCGATCCGGGCGATCATCTGA
- a CDS encoding L-serine ammonia-lyase codes for MTISVFDLFKVGIGPSSSHTVGPMRAAYLFVTRLRETGRLGRTARVRCELFGSLGATGHGHGSVKAVVLGLAGEQPHLVDPVAADPAVAAVRAERRIQLGGKHEIAFDVDEDVVLHRRERLDFHSNGMVFTAHDDTGALLDRREYYSVGGGFVLDEDEAGRPVLVEDPTPVRYPFTTGDELLALTAGTGLRISDIMLANERSWRGEPEIRAGLLHIWAVMRECVDRGTHTGGTLPGGLKVRRRAAALRERLESGVDEPDPLHAMEWVTLFALAVNEENAAGGRVVTAPTNGAAGIVPAVLHYGARFLPRFGDEDVVRFLLTAGAIGLLFKENASISGAEVGCQGEVGSACSMAAGGLAEVLGGSPAQVENAAEIGIEHNLGLTCDPVGGLVQIPCIERNAVASIKAITAARMAVRGDGAHHVSLDKAIKTMRETGADMKDKYKETARGGLALNIVEC; via the coding sequence ATGACCATCTCCGTGTTCGACCTGTTCAAGGTGGGTATCGGGCCGTCGAGCTCGCATACCGTCGGCCCGATGCGCGCCGCCTACCTCTTCGTCACGCGGTTGCGCGAGACCGGGCGGCTCGGCCGGACCGCCCGGGTGCGCTGCGAGCTGTTCGGCTCGCTCGGCGCCACCGGGCACGGCCACGGCAGCGTCAAGGCCGTGGTGCTCGGCCTGGCGGGGGAGCAGCCCCACCTGGTCGACCCGGTGGCCGCCGATCCGGCCGTGGCCGCGGTGCGGGCCGAGCGGCGCATCCAGCTCGGCGGCAAGCACGAGATCGCCTTCGACGTGGACGAGGACGTGGTGCTGCACCGGCGCGAGCGGCTCGACTTCCACAGCAACGGCATGGTGTTCACGGCCCACGACGACACCGGCGCCCTGCTGGACCGGCGCGAGTACTACTCGGTCGGCGGCGGCTTCGTGCTCGACGAGGACGAAGCCGGACGACCGGTGCTGGTCGAGGACCCGACGCCGGTCCGCTACCCGTTCACCACCGGCGACGAGCTGCTCGCCCTGACCGCCGGAACCGGGCTGCGGATCAGCGACATCATGCTCGCCAACGAACGCTCGTGGCGGGGCGAACCGGAGATCCGCGCCGGGCTGCTGCACATCTGGGCGGTCATGCGCGAGTGCGTCGACCGCGGCACGCACACCGGGGGCACACTGCCCGGCGGGCTCAAGGTCCGCCGTCGCGCGGCGGCCCTGCGCGAGCGGCTGGAGTCCGGTGTGGACGAACCGGATCCCCTGCACGCCATGGAATGGGTCACCCTGTTCGCGCTGGCGGTGAACGAGGAGAACGCGGCGGGCGGCCGGGTGGTCACCGCGCCGACGAACGGTGCGGCCGGCATCGTGCCCGCGGTGCTGCACTACGGCGCCCGGTTCCTGCCGCGCTTCGGCGACGAGGACGTGGTGCGCTTCCTGCTCACCGCGGGCGCGATCGGCCTGCTGTTCAAGGAGAACGCCTCCATCTCCGGGGCCGAGGTCGGCTGCCAGGGCGAGGTGGGCTCGGCCTGCTCGATGGCCGCGGGCGGGCTGGCCGAGGTGCTCGGCGGCTCCCCGGCGCAGGTGGAGAACGCCGCCGAGATCGGCATCGAGCACAACCTGGGCCTGACCTGCGACCCGGTCGGCGGACTGGTGCAGATCCCGTGCATCGAGCGCAACGCGGTGGCCTCGATCAAGGCGATCACCGCGGCCCGGATGGCGGTCCGCGGCGACGGCGCGCACCACGTGTCGCTGGACAAGGCGATCAAGACCATGCGCGAGACCGGCGCGGACATGAAGGACAAGTACAAGGAGACCGCCCGCGGCGGGCTGGCGCTCAACATCGTCGAATGCTGA